One region of Triticum aestivum cultivar Chinese Spring chromosome 6B, IWGSC CS RefSeq v2.1, whole genome shotgun sequence genomic DNA includes:
- the LOC123137896 gene encoding myricetin 3-O-rhamnoside 1,2-glucosyltransferase UGT709G2, with protein MAAHVLVFPCPAQGHINCMLHFAAGLLDAGLHVTFLHTDHNWRRLGLAAVKAEADSPRLRFLSVTDGLPDDNPRTAGDLVALVESMMTTTRVAYRALLTSLRAGAPRDDGFPPVTCVVADGMLPFAIDVAEELGVPALAFRTASACSFLAYLSVPKLVELGEVPVPAGADLDAPVRGVPGMEGFLRRRDLPSFCRGHDESGDLHPMLRIIAEFSAHSCNARALILNTTASLERSALAHIAPHMRDVFAIGPLHAMFQEPAAGGALWREDDGCTAWLDSQTDGTVVYVSLGSLAIISVEEFTEFLSGLVGAGHPFLWVLRPDMVGASQNAVLQDAIKAAGRGKARVVEWAPQRDVLRHRAVGCFLTHAGWNSTLESVTEGVPTVCWPFFVDQQTNSRFMGAVWGTGLDMKDVCERAVVERMVREAMESVELRRSAQALAQQVRRDIAQGGSSANEFKRLVGFINELSISTRCSTPSPDKE; from the coding sequence ATGGCGGCGCACGTGCTGGTGTTCCCGTGCCCGGCGCAGGGCCACATCAACTGCATGCTCCACTTCGCCGCGGGGCTCCTCGACGCCGGCCTCCACGTCACCTTCCTTCACACCGACCACAACTGGCGGAGGCTAGGCCTTGCCGCCGTCAAGGCGGAGGCTGATTCGCCGCGGCTCCGGTTCCTGTCCGTCACCGACGGCCTCCCGGACGATAATCCCCGCACGGCGGGTGACCTCGTCGCGCTCGTGGAGTccatgatgacgacgacgagggtCGCGTACCGTGCTCTGCTCACGTCCCTGCGCGCGGGCGCGCCCCGCGACGATGGCTTCCCTCCCGTGACCTGCGTCGTCGCTGACGGGATGCTCCCGTTCGCGATCGACGTCGCTGAGGAGCTCGGCGTCCCGGCGCTCGCCTTCCGAACGGCCAGCGCGTGCAGCTTCCTCGCTTACCTCTCCGTGCCCAAGCTCGTGGAGCTCGGCGAGGTTCCTGTCCCGGCAGGCGCCGACCTCGACGCGCCCGTCCGTGGCGTTCCGGGAATGGAGGGCTTCCTGCGGCGGCGCGATCTTCCAAGTTTTTGCCGCGGgcacgacgagtccggcgacctcCACCCCATGCTTCGGATAATCGCCGAATTCAGCGCACACAGCTGCAACGCGCGGGCGCTCATACTCAACACGACCGCGTCTCTGGAGCGGTCAGCGCTCGCGCACATCGCGCCGCACATGCGCGACGTCTTCGCCATTGGCCCTCTCCACGCCATGTTCCAGgagccggcggccggcggcgccTTGTGGCGGGAGGACGACGGCTGCACGGCGTGGCTCGACAGCCAGACGGACGGAACCGTCGTGTACGTGAGCTTGGGCAGCCTTGCCATCATTTCGGTCGAGGAGTTCACCGAGTTCCTGTCCGGGCTCGTCGGCGCCGGCCACCCCTTCCTTTGGGTGCTCAGGCCGGACATGGTCGGGGCGAGCCAGAATGCCGTCCTCCAGGACGCCATCAAGGCGGCCGGGAGAGGCAAGGCCCGCGTCGTGGAGTGGGCGCCGCAGCGGGACGTGCTGCGCCACCGGGCAGTGGGCTGCTTCCTGACGCATGCAGGGTGGAACTCCACGCTAGAGAGCGTCACCGAGGGCGTGCCGACGGTGTGCTGGCCCTTCTTCGTGGACCAGCAGACCAACAGCCGGTTCATGGGCGCCGTGTGGGGCACCGGGCTGGACATGAAGGACGTGTGCGAGAGAGCCGTCGTGGAACGGATGGTGAGGGAGGCCATGGAGTCCGTCGAGCTAAGGAGGTCGGCTCAAGCGCTGGCGCAGCAGGTGAGACGGGACATCGCCCAAGGGGGCTCGTCGGCCAATGAGTTCAAGCGGCTCGTCGGCTTCATTAATGAGCTCAGCATCAGCACGCGGTGCTCCACACCAAGTCCGGACAAAGAATGA
- the LOC123137898 gene encoding transcription termination factor MTEF18, mitochondrial, translating to MAWSRAAHRRSTVMPLLRAALRRFLSTESSGFPKLRNLPYRLRRAAVPAARTAVSDYLISTRCLPSSHADSITALAPCSLHTFLAGIPAVPSTLPSSDLPSLLRRHLSYHPLNELPFFLESIGLPPSTDSDLMFLTDHPSLLPAVAALAHFGFPWSRLGLLFPNVLLQVPPDLISARLVALEESLRPLPRAAIIAACLSFPSLIENDLSSSAPLVDDLMMAYGGLGPDLGASNDIDVFLRVCGRMQMFYDAGVKIGSIGGLVGCNQRVFLELKEERIGERLKFFKRLGLAGEEAGRFLLSNPGVLDLDFDDVVISVPEYLRRVGLADDEVDVAVKTHPYVVGRNRLENLPGVLRAMGLNHRFLEKISGGGESLRYLSPDFVLEDTSYDMEVERAFSDRMVKVKAAMNAQHVDTKLEFLKSIGYGENKIAAHVLPVLHSTREMLNERFDYLLERGVEYKMLCRIVSVFPKVLNQGKEMLNEKLNYMTLDLGYSLEYLDCFPALLCFDLENRVKPRYAMLRWLQSYGLLKRPLAPATVLANSEKRFIFNLYNMHPAAPKLWLECFSSRIHMEYYLKNIQSQHPDNE from the coding sequence ATGGCGTGGAGCAGGGCAGCACACCGGCGCAGCACCGTCATGCCACTCCTACGCGCCGCGCTCCGCCGCTTCCTCTCCACGGAGTCTTCGGGGTTCCCGAAGCTACGGAATCTTCCGTACCGactccgccgcgccgccgtccccgcTGCTCGCACCGCCGTCTCCGACTACCTCATCTCAACGCGCTGCCTCCCCTCCTCCCACGCCGACTCAATCACTGCGCTCGCGCCGTGCTCCCTCCACACCTTCCTCGCCGGCATCCCAGCCGTGCCCAGTACGCTCCCCTCCTCCGacctcccctccctcctccgccgccacctcTCCTACCATCCGCTCAACGAGCTTCCCTTCTTCCTCGAGTCCATCGGCTTGCCCCCCTCCACCGATTCCGATCTCATGTTCCTCACTGACCATCCGTCCCTCCTCCCCGCCGTTGCCGCGCTCGCGCATTTCGGCTTCCCGTGGTCCCGCCTCGGCCTGCTATTCCCCAATGTCCTCCTCCAAGTCCCTCCCGACCTCATCTCCGCCCGCCTCGTCGCCCTCGAGGAAAGCCTCCGCCCGCTGCCCCGTGCTGCGATTATCGCTGCCTGCCTCTCTTTCCCCTCGCTTATTGAGAACGATCTCTCCAGCAGTGCCCCCCTTGTCGATGATCTTATGATGGCGTATGGAGGATTGGGTCCGGATTTGGGGGCTAGCAATGACATTGATGTCTTCTTGCGAGTGTGCGGCAGGATGCAGATGTTCTACGATGCTGGGGTGAAGATTGGGAGCATCGGGGGGCTTGTTGGGTGCAATCAGAGGGTTTTtcttgagcttaaggaggagcGGATTGGTGAGAGGTTGAAATTCTTCAAGAGGCTGGGGCTGGCAGGGGAGGAGGCAGGGAGGTTCTTACTGAGCAATCCTGGGGTTTTGGATCTTGATTTTGATGATGTGGTGATCTCAGTGCCAGAGTACCTGAGGAGAGTTGGGTTGGCAGATGATGAGGTCGATGTGGCGGTGAAGACGCACCCGTATGTGGTTGGGAGGAACAGACTGGAGAACCTCCCTGGTGTGCTGCGTGCAATGGGACTGAATCATCGTTTCCTGGAGAAGATTTCTGGTGGTGGTGAGAGCTTGCGGTATTTATCACCAGATTTCGTGTTGGAGGATACTAGTTATGATATGGAGGTGGAGAGAGCATTCTCAGACAGAATGGTTAAGGTGAAGGCGGCGATGAATGCACAGCATGTGGACACCAAGCTTGAGTTCTTGAAGAGCATTGGGTATGGTGAGAACAAGATAGCCGCACACGTACTTCCTGTTCTGCACAGCACTCGGGAAATGCTGAATGAGCGATTTGACTACCTCCTGGAAAGAGGGGTGGAGTACAAGATGCTGTGTCGGATCGTGAGTGTGTTCCCAAAGGTGCTGAACCAAGGCAAGGAGATGCTCAATGAAAAGTTAAACTACATGACTCTGGATCTGGGATACTCTTTGGAGTATCTTGATTGCTTCCCAGCATTACTGTGCTTTGATTTGGAGAACCGGGTCAAGCCTAGGTATGCAATGCTTCGGTGGCTCCAAAGTTATGGTCTTCTTAAAAGACCATTAGCCCCTGCAACTGTGCTTGCTAACTCAGAGAAGAGGTTCATTTTCAACCTCTACAATATGCATCCTGCAGCGCCAAAGCTGTGGCTCGAGTGCTTCTCTTCAAGAATACACATGGAATATTACCTCAAGAATATACAGTCTCAGCATCCAGATAATGAATAA